One part of the Arcanobacterium phocisimile genome encodes these proteins:
- a CDS encoding FtsW/RodA/SpoVE family cell cycle protein, whose product MSVISTRPARSGRAQELGLLSVALISVLSAWVLTYYGVNSANPDQALPDNFFTFGGAAAGVLLLCHLLIRRLAPYADPILFPASVMLTGLGLVMIYRIDFQLVARGASPDARGQLILAIGGLILMVGTLAFLRDHRRLRRVTYISLIVGLSLLLLPMIPGLGVEVYGAQLWISIAGFSFQPAELSKIFLAVFFAGYLVAQRDNLSLAGPKFLGIHFPRLRHSLPILLAWLAGMGILALERDFGTALLFFGLFVAMLYVATERTSWIIIGGLLSTAGVYLIVQVMPHIQARFTIWLNAFDQDVYDAQYGSYQLVQGWFGMASGGLFGTGLGEGSPTNSFAANSDFIIASFGEELGLVGLLGILSLYAIIVTRAMKTGIALRDGFGKLLAAGLGFAIALQCFVVVGGITRVIPLTGLAMPFLAKGGSALLTNFIIIGILIRMSDSARRPFVPSSVSLSTINTGELPANLIADEDDDLESSASTEAEPHSAEDSLATTAVPRITDGGSR is encoded by the coding sequence ATGAGTGTGATTAGTACTCGACCGGCTCGTTCAGGTCGTGCTCAAGAACTCGGTTTACTTAGTGTCGCCCTCATCAGCGTTCTCAGCGCCTGGGTTTTGACCTATTATGGCGTCAATTCAGCTAATCCGGACCAAGCCTTACCCGATAATTTCTTCACCTTTGGAGGAGCAGCCGCAGGGGTTTTACTTCTCTGCCATCTTCTCATCCGGCGATTAGCACCTTATGCTGACCCAATACTATTTCCAGCTTCAGTTATGCTCACTGGGTTGGGGTTGGTGATGATATATCGGATCGATTTCCAGCTTGTCGCACGCGGCGCTAGCCCTGACGCTCGAGGGCAGCTTATCTTAGCCATCGGCGGTCTGATACTGATGGTGGGAACTTTGGCGTTCTTACGTGATCATCGCCGGCTTCGTCGAGTCACCTATATTTCACTGATCGTCGGTTTGTCGTTGCTGTTACTCCCGATGATTCCGGGACTTGGTGTTGAGGTCTATGGAGCGCAGCTCTGGATCAGCATTGCTGGTTTTTCATTTCAACCAGCCGAATTATCGAAAATATTCCTTGCCGTCTTTTTTGCAGGTTACCTTGTAGCCCAGCGCGACAATCTGTCATTGGCTGGACCAAAGTTTTTAGGTATTCACTTCCCACGCCTCCGGCACTCACTGCCAATCCTGCTTGCATGGCTTGCCGGTATGGGGATTTTGGCGTTAGAACGCGATTTTGGTACCGCACTGCTGTTCTTCGGGTTATTTGTTGCAATGCTCTACGTCGCTACCGAACGTACCTCGTGGATCATTATCGGCGGATTGCTCTCCACTGCTGGCGTGTATCTCATTGTCCAAGTGATGCCTCATATCCAAGCCCGGTTCACTATCTGGCTAAACGCCTTCGATCAAGATGTTTATGATGCACAGTACGGCTCCTACCAGCTCGTTCAAGGCTGGTTTGGTATGGCCTCTGGAGGCCTGTTTGGTACCGGTTTAGGGGAAGGTAGCCCAACGAATTCGTTCGCAGCCAACTCGGATTTTATTATTGCTTCGTTCGGTGAAGAACTTGGCCTGGTGGGCTTACTGGGAATTCTTTCACTGTATGCCATCATCGTGACTCGTGCAATGAAGACAGGTATAGCGTTACGTGACGGCTTCGGAAAGTTGTTAGCTGCCGGTCTGGGATTCGCAATTGCACTGCAGTGTTTTGTTGTCGTTGGTGGTATCACTCGCGTCATACCGTTAACCGGTTTGGCTATGCCATTTTTGGCAAAGGGCGGTTCCGCACTGCTAACCAATTTCATCATTATCGGCATTTTGATTCGCATGTCCGACTCTGCGCGTCGACCATTCGTCCCATCTTCTGTTTCACTGTCGACGATTAATACCGGCGAACTACCTGCCAATCTTATTGCGGATGAAGACGACGATCTCGAAAGTTCGGCTTCCACAGAAGCTGAACCGCATTCAGCCGAAGATTCATTGGCAACCACTGCAGTTCCTCGTATCACCGATGGGGGTTCTCGATGA